One uncultured Draconibacterium sp. genomic window, ACCATGATTACTTAGCTCTTTCAATTATTTCAACTACTCTCCAACATTTGGTTTTACTTAAAGGACGTGTTTCCATAATCCTTACTGTATCACCTTCGTTGCAATCATTTGTCTCATCATGGACATGGTATTTCGTAGTTTTGTTAACGAACTTACCATAAATAGGGTGCTTCACTTTTTTCTTTTCAGCAACCACTATCGATTTGTCCATTTTATTACTAACAACGATACCGATTCTCTCTTTACGGAGATTTCTTACTTTATTTTCTTCCATCGTTGAATTAATTCTGATTTTCGTTTAATTCCCTTTCGCGAAGAATTGTTTTTAACCTTGCAATGTTTTGCTTGCTTTCCTTCAATTTATTCGGATTTTCAAGCGGCGATACTGCATGGTTCAATCTTAGGCGAACAAGATTTTCTTTTTCAATCTGTAAGCGTTCGACGATTTCTTTACTCGTCAATTCTTTGATTTCTGATACTTTCATGATTCACCTAATTTTTATTCTTCAACATAATCACGTCTTACCACAAACTTTGTTTGTACCGGTAATTTCTGAGCGGCTAATCTTAAAGCTTCTTTGGCCATTGCAAATGGCACACCTTCTGCTTCAATAATAATACGCCCCGGAGAAATCGGTGCAACAAATGCTTCAGGAGCTCCTTTACCTTTACCCATCCTTACTTCGGCTGGCTTTTTGGTAATTGGTTTATCGGGAAAAACCCTAATCCATATTTGACCACGACGTTGCATGTGACGAGTTACCGCAACCCTTGCTGCCTCAATCTGGCGACCTGTAAGCCACGCTTCATCCAACGACTTTATTCCAAATGAACCGAATGCTAATTCAGTACCGCGTTGCGCGTTACCTTTCATTCGACCCTTTTGTACTCTTCTAAATTTTACTTTTTTCGGCTGTAACATCCTT contains:
- the rpsQ gene encoding 30S ribosomal protein S17 encodes the protein MEENKVRNLRKERIGIVVSNKMDKSIVVAEKKKVKHPIYGKFVNKTTKYHVHDETNDCNEGDTVRIMETRPLSKTKCWRVVEIIERAK
- the rpmC gene encoding 50S ribosomal protein L29 — translated: MKVSEIKELTSKEIVERLQIEKENLVRLRLNHAVSPLENPNKLKESKQNIARLKTILRERELNENQN
- the rplP gene encoding 50S ribosomal protein L16 produces the protein MLQPKKVKFRRVQKGRMKGNAQRGTELAFGSFGIKSLDEAWLTGRQIEAARVAVTRHMQRRGQIWIRVFPDKPITKKPAEVRMGKGKGAPEAFVAPISPGRIIIEAEGVPFAMAKEALRLAAQKLPVQTKFVVRRDYVEE